AACATTGGGAATAACTCTCCATCATAGGCAAACTCTGCTGAAGGCAGGAATCAGCGGAGACGTTTGCGCTGGAGGAATCCCCCGGGGTACCAGCAGGATGCATTTACTGAGCATTTCCCCAGTGGGCTGTGATGGGAAGCACGTGGAGCAACAAAGAAGGTAAAGTGCTTAAAAACAACTCGTATTTTTAGACCCCAGTCTCCCATAGAAAGCTTTGGAGATGCTGAGCTCTCCACTTCTTATTTGCGAGCAGAAATGATGTTTGCGAAGAGACTGAGACCCCTCGTTTTTTTTGAGTGTCCATAATACTTTTCTTTAGACCTATCTGCTGTCCTGACAATTAATCTACCTAATGGCTGGAGGGTTTTTTATCCCTCAGAAGCAGTTTTTGTTAAGCAGAGAGAACACGAAGCAACAATCTCTCGAAGGATGCAGCCTGACAGCAATATTGCCATCGCACTGAAAAGGACTCAGACATCCGCATAATCCTCGGGAAAATTCATCTCCAGCCTCCCAACAGAGCCTGGTGAGAGCCCTTGAAGTGGTAATTAAAGTCTATTGAGTGGCAACTGCACCTGTTTAGAGAGGAGAGTGCAGGGAAGAGGTGCACAAAGGGAGATGAGCAGCATGGGGAGGGAGGcggggaaggagggaagtggAAAGAAGAGAGCAAAAAAAGTGTTTGTTGGAGAAGTCAAGCCAATAGGACGCGTGTTTCCTGTGCTTCCCTTCCCTTGCTTTCTGCACCCCTTCACACACGCAGCTGGCTCCTACCCCACTCTCACAGCCACTGATGGAAACTCCAgggggtttccccccccccgccagctCTTCTGGTGTAAATCAGCAGAGTTCCACTGGGGTCCTTGTGGACTTCGCATCATTTACGCCAGCTGCAGGTCTGTCCCAGTGACACTCATTTACAGTCACGGGGCTCCCCGGGGGGCAGCCAGGACATGCCAGCTCTTGTCTCTTTCCCTCTAGAAGAGAGCACATCCCTTTGTGTTGGCTTTGTCACCCCAGTGCAAACCCCACAGGAGGCAGACGTGTCTGagagcagagcccaggcagAAACCGAGGGCGATGGGAGGGAGTAGAGAGATGCaatgccttgaacactgccagggatggggcttcAGTGGACCAGTGCTGACTTTGTGCTGCCCATCACTTTGCTAACGGCACAGACCAGCAGATGAAGTGGTAACACAATGCAGAAAGGACACACAAAGTGGTAGAGTGAAATCCTCCAGTGTTTGAGTAGGAGAGTAAGAAAGAGGACATTCTTTGGTATAGAAACCTGGCCTGCCCTAGCAACCTGAGAGCCAGAGACCAGCGCTGCATGGAGGTCTGGATGTATGAGCCAGGGAAATTGTCAGCCTGAGATCATGGACTGAGAGCAGAAatcctggctcctgctgccatAATCCCAGTTTCACCTCTGATGCCAGCAAACAGGGTTTCCTGCTGTTTGCCCTGCTGAGCATCTCAGATGGGGCTATAAAAACTTAGTCAAAGACCCTGACAATggctttttctttgcagaagtaaATAACCATCCCTTACGCTCTCCATGTGCACCTGCACTGCTGAAGCCTCCTCACTGAATTCCCTTTATCCAGCCTAAGCCCAGCTTTGCCTTCTGTGGTGCTGTGCATTTGCAAAGGCACTGCAGTAATATAAGCAATCCCTCGTCACTACAATTCTCTATGTGCCCCAGCAATCAACTGGACTGAGCTAGGACTCCTGGGGTGagaagagagagggaagaggtTCATCCTGAGAGCACCCTgaggctgagctcagcaaaTGAATCAGGCAGAATAATTTGCCTGGTGTTTGCAGGTTGTTCTTCCTCTGAGCCCCTGACCTGCAGACTCTGCAGGCTGCCTGGGGTGGGTGATGTGAACCCTGCTCCCCCATTCTCAGCGCCCACGACAGCTCTGGTGTTAATGTTGGTGCATGTGCTTTCTACAAATACTGTTAGCAACGCCTCTGCAGCGTGTCCCGAGAGCCGTGCCAGGAAATGCCTCCCTGTGAAGGAAGATAGAAAGGAGCACGCGTTCTGCAAAAGCCGACTCCTCTGGCTGATACAGGTGGGATTTGCAGTTAGTTTGGTGCCTGATCCAACCGCTTAGCTCCAGTTAACAGGGGCAGATAGCCCTGGACAACAAGTCAGCCTACCAGTCAGGTCCTGTCTTAGCGCAAGACGGATTTTGGCACTGAATGCAAAGGGAGCCTACATGACTCTAACACTGGGAGCATGAAGTGTTAATAGGCTGAAGTTACAGGAGAATCATGCCTAAAATACCTCCTAAATTCTAGCCTCGTGCATTAGCAAGATCATTGGGTAGATGGATACCATAATGCCTCACTTCTATCGCTTTGCTCCCAAACACTCCTCCCTCATTTTCCCCTCTCAGCCCTTCTGttcctctgcctttttctcttcccacctTCCCTCTGATTGCTGAGCAGCTTTGTGACTTTGCCATCAATAAGTCTAAAGAGCATTTGAACCACTCTGCTcccccttctctcctccctccactTCCAAGTCAGGCAAGCTCATCGATCAGAGGAGCTCAGGAACTATCTGGTGTTTTGTTGTCAGGATGGTAATAACATTGCAGTTGTGAATGGGCTGCTGCAGGCCTGATCATGGACACCTGCAGGGTTTGTTTAATTGCATTTAATGACAAATCCCATACAGAGGAGCATTGCCAGAGAGATTTATTATCCGCCAAAGAGGCAAAGCACAACAGCTCAAAATATAATTTGCACTGAGCATTTTTCCCCCTGCCTCCCTTTAAACCATTGCAATAAATAACCAATCGGGTAAAGTGGGCAGCACTGCTctgaggaggaggtggagggcAGAGGACGGAGATTGAAACCAAAGGAAATAACAGCAATAAGGCTGCCCTGTTCCTTCTCCCGTCCCTGCGGTCTGCTATAGAGGAAATAGTGTTTGTCTAATTTACAGGCTGGAAGTGCAGCTGGGGATCACTCCGGGATGTTCAGCCTCTTCTAACATAGCTGGAGGCTAAGCCCTTGAGGCCCCACTCTTCCTACCTAGGTTATTTTCCCCTATGTTCTGTAGCTAAGTTTAGATCCTATCTATCCAAACAATTACAGAGGCACTACAGCAGCCTCTCAGCACCACGGGGTTACCAGCAGCCATAAGCTTCCGATGGCTGAAAATGACGGGACAAACTCAGAGTGACAGATCCCATCCTGAAAAGTATCACAATGAGAAATACAGCCCTACGGAGACTGATCCTCTACGTGCAGCCTGGGCAAGAGCCTTGCACACCCTGAGCCTGGGATGTGTCTTCCACTAAATACATTGCTGCAGCTGGAGTAGAACCCGCAGAGGACCTCATCCCCTGCTCACCCTGAGCAGTTTCTCCTTCTGCCTCGACTGTGCCGTGAGTGTCCAGCAATAATCCATGGCAGTTCCTGGACCTGGCGGATCCCCGTGCTGGGCAGTGCCAGAACAAGGAGTGGGATGTGTTCCTGTCACCTGAAACTCCAGGTTAGCGCTTCCCAAACCAGCTTCTCTCCTTCCCAAGTTTATTCATCTTTATAATTCATTTCTCTTCTAATGGCAGAATATTGCATGGATGTGGGCAGCTTATTTCTAAACACTTCTTCCTCACCCCCCAACACGTTTTCATTTGAGAACACTGCAATGGGGCAGACGGGAAAATCCATGATGGTTTAGAGGAAATTCCTTAGTTTGGGAAACCCAAGCCCCGGACAGGCAGAGGCCGCTACCTGAGTAAAGTGTGAGCAAGGGGTGCACACTCACTGCTATGTTCAGATTCAGTTTTGCCCTTTAAAGGGTAGTTTGGGGGTGACGACAACCTCGTACAAGCAAACACCACCCTCTGCAGCGCTTGGGCTCTGTTCTGCTGTAGTTGGCGATGGCATTAGACAAACAGGGTGCAGGGTAGCACCTGCAGCACGGCTTTATCTGATTTCCTGCACAATGGCAGCACCACTAATACCCCTGTCACATAAGAGCACCTGGACATCCCCGGGTGTCAGCTCCAGCTATCACAAACACACTCGCGACCTCGGCCGGCACCGGGCGCTGTTATCTCCTGAGCAGCACAAATCCCCAGACTGGAACAGCCCATCTGGAGGTTGCTTGAAGTGCCCAGAGAAAGCACCCAGGTTAAAAAGGGTaaagagaggaagagggagggcagggggaccGCGGAGCTGAcgtggggcagcagcagcaaacctgctcctttGGCTGAACGCTTTCTCCTCCTATGAAAGGAGCCTTtcaccacagcagctcccagagctGAGGCTGCTGAAGGAGGcttttgttcctttcctttgGGTTTGGAGACGGGGAGGATGCTGCCCCTTGTCTGACTTCAGTGGCTGAGGTCCATAAGGCTCACTGGGACAATGGCAGTCGGGAGGAATAATGGAAGATCCTTTCCATGGATGCGAGGCAGCATTGTCCTTTCCCACCTTATTCATGCCATATGCAAGGTATTAAGAGGGAAGGGCCGGGCAGTGGAAGCCAAGCTAAACCCGGGATGAAATAAAGATTGCTCATCAAAAACCTCAGAGAAAAGGCAACTGCagtcaggtttggtttttctcaCTTGACTCAGTCTCTCAGTGGGATTCCCGGAAACCCGGCACTATCATTATCTTCTTTGCtgattccttttctccagcGTTCCCGAGCCTCTATTACGTTTGCTTATTTTAGACCAAAAATACAACTGATAGACAGGTTGACAGAGCACTCCTGGAGGAGCTCATcacaggggaagggaaaaggagaccCTGCTGAGCCCTGCTATCCCTGCAAACAGCATTACCTGACGTTTCACACGCGTATCTAGCCTCCTGAGCGAGACAATGGAGCAGAAGCTCCCAGGTACTGTCACCAGATTGCACGGATGATTACAGTGCAGTTTGACACCGTCTCACAAAGAACACTACTTTCTTTTGCACTGCGACAGGCAGCGGCCAGCCCTGACATGAgaaacagcactgaaagcaTGAGAGCACCTGAGGAAGGATAAGAGGAGGGTGTCCCGGAGGAGGAAGCGCTGCTCTCGTGGTCTGCCTCTGTGTGGAAGACTAATGATTTTGTTGTTCTGATTGATAAAGGTGACAACAAATCATAGCCTGCCATCCAGCACAGACCTGCACCCTCGCTGTGCCGTGGGGCAGCGGTCCTGCTGCCCGCAGAGAGCCCTGCCTGCGACGCAAACCTGGAGGCTGAGTAGGTATTTAAGCACCTTGGTACCCTGGAGGTTGTATCCTGACTTCTTCTGCTCCTCTGTTGCCTTCCCCTTGGAGGGATCCCAAATGtgagcaaagcagcagaagtgtCTGTGACGAAGCcaagctgtggggctgctgcagcagccctgagcagcccTCCCTAAGCACAGCACCCACCTGAAACCCACTATTGTGGTGTGCATTGTGTCTCAACCCCACAGCAAACGTGTGGCAGGGCCAGGGCTCACACACCAGCTACCGAGAGCACTGACTGCTTACACCTTGATGCCTGGAGGGGACTGCATTGAAAGTCAGGCCTTTTGCTTCCGACAGGGTTTTTAAACGTGGAGCGAGCCGATGTTCCACACCACCCAGAGCCTCTATTCTCAGAGGTGTTCAGGGGTGAAAACGGAACTGCTGAAGGGCACCGAGGCCAGTGGTAAAAGTGAGCGCCAAAATGTCTTTAGAACGATTTGGGTTGTTGGTGCTGTcgagcattttctttctttcttacttttctcCTAAACAGGAGATGCTCAGCATCACCCACATCATTGTTATTACAGCTTATGGAGCCTAAGTCCTTTCCACTTGACCTTCAACTGGGTCACTTAAGTTGAAAGCAGTACCCTCTCTGCGGAGCTGGTGCAGCAGAGCACCAGAGCACGTCACAGCAGAGGTCTCCATGGCAAAGGGAGTCCCCTGCCCTCCAAATCTCTGCGCTTTGTGGTTAACAAGGACTTTACAGTCCTTGAAGCCAGTCAGTAACATCCAGGTTCTCAGTGGGTCCTAATACTTCCTTGTGGAACAGCAACTGGACTCCCAGGTTCTGTACTACTGACCTGCTGCAGCTTCTCGTGCCAGTGCCTGCCTTACTCGGTGCCTCTGTAAAAGGAAACAGTGATTCTTGCCCTTGAGGAGGATGGCTGCCTTGGTCCTCTCTCTGTCTAGAGGTTTGTACGTCCCTCATCCTTTTGTATTGGAGCTCCTACGAGGCAGCCCCAGCTACTCGGGAGAGCTGTGGCCAGGGACAGAGGTGATGACTTGCCAATACACACAAAGGCAACACACAAAAGCAAACTGAGCCTAAGGTTTAGGTCCGGATCCGATGCTCCTCTATCTTACTGTTCGCCTCAGAGGCCGTCTTTTGTCCTTTCCATTTGAGAGAGGCAGGGATCCAAAGCTGCTCTTTATCACCTTGGCTAAtgtgggaggcaggagcagagcaatGCTTCTCCTAGGAAACCTATTGCCGAACGAACTGAAGGACTCTGCAAATCCCTGCCCTTTGATGCTGGCTGAAAGGAAAGATCCATGTATCCTAAGCAAGAAGGAGCCACACTCCCCCACTGATCTATTAAAGCCACAAAACCTCAGAGGGCAGCAGTGCCACCATTAATGCTGGAATTGCCAGCCTGGTGCCTAACGTAAATGCAACCCCATTGACTGAGTGTGAGCCCAGTGCCCCTTGTGCAGTCTGACCACAATCCTTCCTCCCAGGTAGCCGCGGCCTCGTGCCCTGGATCAGCACAGGAAATGTCATCCCAAGCCCGTGATGAAGGGAGTTACGGGACAAAAGCCCCTGCAGCAAGCTGGGCACGGGCTCATTGTTCCTCCTCGTCTCACGGTGCCATTTCACACTATTTTTAGGCTTGTTCCCTTTGTACAGCACATTCCTCGTGGAGCTGCTTAAGGAGACAGCTCCGGCTTCACCGGGCCCGGCAGCCAGAAACCATCGTCCTCCGGCGTGTGGAGATCGGGCAAAGCCCTAAAAGCTGAAGAGGTTGAGAAAAGCCTGGCACAGAGCTGCCCCCAAAGCTCCGTTTTGTCCTTATGCTGAGGaccccagtgctgcaggtggggtcccaccagagcagagcagcaggagcacctcctgcccctcaCGCTGCCCTTGACGTTGGCTTTCGGGGCTGCAAGCATGGCCTCGGATCCTAAATTATCCATCTGCTTCTGGAACCCTTAGCACGGATCCAGACTTTGCCCCATTCGGAGGGAAGACCGCCAGTGTGGCACAACGGATGAGACCTCCTGAGCCTTTCGTGCTAAAAACGTCCCCAGCCATGTAACTGAGCCCTTGTGTTACCATCAGCGTGGTACGCTATGGTTGTGAACTGAAGCTTTGTGGCTTTGGCTGCCCTTACAAGCCCAGCAAATCCAGGCTGTCCGTTGCGAGTTCAGTCTCCATAAGCAGACAGGTAAAGAGCAGTGGTTATTCCCATGTTATTGGCAGGGAAATAAGCGTGAGGAAGAGGGAACGGCCGGGCCAAGGCTGCAAAAGGAGTCTCTCGCAAGGGTGAGGTCTCAGCCTGGACTTCTTAAGTCCCTGTCCAATACTTTCGGTCATCCATTCGCTTGCTTTTTAAGTACCCTGTGaagaagatgctgctgctcctgcagcactgcgTGAGCCAGCCTGGCTGGAAGGCGCTCTGAAAGGGCAGCTGCAAACAGAATTAACCCTCCTGCCACACAACCTGGCAGCCCCGTCACGGCGGCTCATGCTTTAGCTCCTCTTTCCACTGGTGGGGATTCCATTCCCCTCTATACCCTTGGAACACTGCCTGAGGCTTTATCTGCAGCGCCCTGCCCGGGGGTCTCCGGGTCTTGTGGGGGATGCTCTGCAGATGAGGGATGCGAGTTCCGGccctgcagggagaggctgttGCGGCTCCTCCTCGTGCTCTTCACTCTCTCATTACTCTTTATCCATGGAAAAAGCCATTTTCATCGGCTGCGTTTCTGCCCTGTGATGTTTCTGAGAGCCCAGCCGAGAGCGGGGGCAGGCTCTGGAGTAAATTGGGACCTAAAAACCCTACCTGGTGTTCCGGTGAGTTCCATCCGCATTCTGTGGAGGGGAAATTCATAGGAAGCTTTCATTAACAGATGCTTCAGGTAAGAGTGCGAGCGCATCTGATCACCATGGCAACACCGGAGAGCCAGCAGGGAGGGGAAATGTCCCCGAGCCTCCGCCTTGACCTGCAGCCCGAACAGCCCGAGTGCTGCGGGttcacaggcagggatggagacGCGGCCCCTCGTGCACACCAACACACACAGGTTCAAATGGACCACGTCTGCCCCAGCTCATTGCTGGCAGCACAGAAtcccagcatggtttgggtCGAAGGGGCCTcgaagctcatccagctccaacccctgccaggccctggtcccaagcccctctccaggttccctgcagcccctttaggcactggagctgctctcaggtctccccttcaggagccttctcttctccaggctgccccagcccggctctctgagcctggctccagagcagagctgctccagccccgcagcatccccatggcctcctctgccctcgctccagcagctccatgtccctgctgctgccccagagctggatcagggctgcagggggggtcccCAgggcgcagcagaggggcaggatcccctccctgagctgctgccctgggggTGCTCCCAGCACACGGAGGGGTCTgggctgggtcatggggagctccATCCCGTACCCCCCAGCCTGCATCTGCGCTGGGGCCGCCCTAACGCAGGGGAAGGCCCTGGCCCCtgttgaactccatgaggttcCCATTGTTCCACCTCTccgcctgtccaggtccctccggatcccatcccttccctgcagcgtcaCCGCGCAGCTCGGTGCCGTCAACTGAAGAGAGCGCAACCGTTGTGACCGTGTGCGTGCATTCACACATCCGTGCGCGGAGGGGACACGGGATGCTCCCGTGTATTCCAGCACACAGGAAACCAGGCTCACACAACACGGgcacagcagagatgctccGAAGacggctgctcctgctgcatccctgcgCGCGTCGCGCGCATCCATGACAGGCTCTGTGCGGGAATTCTGCCACGGCCATTCCGGCTCTCAGGAGCCGCTCCTGTTGacttcagcagctgctgaagggGAAACGAGTCCTGATGCAAAGAGCGGTTCCTTAGCAACAAAAACGCTGTTCCGCGTCAAGGCAACACGCATCAGCAGGATAACCCACGGTAATTCCAGACAGGAGCTAAACGGGTGAATGGACTGAACACTAATAATGACAGACGGGCACTGATAACGGAAATAACCAGGCTGATCCTGTTTTcctggaaaggggaagaaaacaccTATAAATAGCACAGAGCCGGAGGAACGCGGCGCCCGTTCCCCTGAAGCTCAGAGCCGCTTCAGCCCCATTTATGCCCTGAACGCGGGTGCCGGGGGCCGAAGCTCGGCTCGGCGCAGCCCGGCCGCGCactgcagggcagggggagcCCCGGCGCCCCCGCtccgcccgccccggcccccTCAGCGCCGCCGCCGGGACTACACTTCCCATGGTGCCCCGCGCGGCCCACCCGCCCACCGACCCCGCCTCTTCCCCGCTGCCTGCCGGGAAGTCGAGTTCCGGAGGGGCGGCGCCTGCGGGGCAGCGGCGCGCGCGGGACTCCATTTCCCATCATCCTCCtcccgcgccgccccgcccctGGCCGCGCGGGCGCCATTTTGTTTTAGGCTCCAAACCTGAGATGGCGGCCGGGCGGAGGGGCCGGAGGTTGCTGCGCTGAGGTGAGCGGGGTCCGGCCGGGCGCCTCCGGCCTCGCAGGGCTCCTTTCCCCGCCGGGGCCCGGCCCGGGCCGAGCTGTGGGCGCGGGAGAGCGGCCGGTCCATGGCCAGGAGGTGCCCGGTGCGGTCGCCGCGGCCCCCGTCGCCATGGACCTGCGCACGGCTGTGTACAACGCGGCCCGCGACGGGaagctgaagctgctgcagaagctgctgggcAGCCGCAGCCGGGAGGAGCTGGAGGCGCTgacggcggggccgggcggcggtGATGGCCCCGGCGGAGGGAGCACCCCGCTGCTGATCGCCGCCCGGCACGGGCACCTGGAGGTGGTGGAGTACCTGCTGGATCACTGCGGCGCCCGCGTGGAGGAGGGGGGATCCGTCAACTTCGACGGGGAGACCATCGAGGGCGCCCCGCCGCTGTGGGCAGCGTCTGCCGCCGGGCACCTGGGGGTGGTTCGCAGCCTCCTGGATCACGGCGCCTCGGTGAACCAGACCACGCTGACCAACTCCACGCCGCTGCGGGCCGCCTGCTTCGATGGGCACCTGGAGATCGTGCGTTACCTGGTCGGGGAGCGCGGGGCAGACCTGGAAGTAGCCAACCGGCACGGCCACACGTGTTTGATGATCTCCTGCTACAAAGGGCACCGGGAGATTGCGCGTTACTTGTTGGAGAAAGGGGCTGATGTCAACCGCCGGAGCGTGAAGGGGAATACGGCCCTGCACGACTGCGCTGAGTCCGGCAGCCTGGAgatcctgcagctcctgctccgcTCCAAAGCCCGCATGGAGAAGGATGGCTATGGCATGACTCCTCTGCTGGCTGCCAGCGTCACCGGCCACACCAACATCGTGGAGTACCTCATCCAaggggggctgcagcaggaggaggaggaggttgcAGGGAGCCAAACCGGGACCTGTGCCTCAGGTGGGAGCCATCAGAGGTGCTGTGGCGCCGGCAAGGGAGCTCCTGAGGGCTGTGATGAAGAGACGTGTGAGAGATGTTGTGCCTCAGCTTCCAGTCAGGATGAGCAGCAGGTCCCTAACGTGTTCTGCACTCgagaggctgctgtggaagCGCTGGAGTTGCTGGGTGCCACGTTTGTGGACAAGAAACGAGACCTTTTGGGAGCCCACAAGTACTGGCGAAGGGCGATGGAGCTTCGGTGCGAGGGGGGGCAATACCTGCCTAAGCCTGAGCCCCG
Above is a window of Lathamus discolor isolate bLatDis1 chromosome 21, bLatDis1.hap1, whole genome shotgun sequence DNA encoding:
- the FEM1A gene encoding protein fem-1 homolog A, which codes for MDLRTAVYNAARDGKLKLLQKLLGSRSREELEALTAGPGGGDGPGGGSTPLLIAARHGHLEVVEYLLDHCGARVEEGGSVNFDGETIEGAPPLWAASAAGHLGVVRSLLDHGASVNQTTLTNSTPLRAACFDGHLEIVRYLVGERGADLEVANRHGHTCLMISCYKGHREIARYLLEKGADVNRRSVKGNTALHDCAESGSLEILQLLLRSKARMEKDGYGMTPLLAASVTGHTNIVEYLIQGGLQQEEEEVAGSQTGTCASGGSHQRCCGAGKGAPEGCDEETCERCCASASSQDEQQVPNVFCTREAAVEALELLGATFVDKKRDLLGAHKYWRRAMELRCEGGQYLPKPEPRQLVLAYDYSREVSSLEELEALITDPDEMRMQALLIRERILGPSHPDTSYYIRYRGAVYADSGNFERCINLWKYALDMQQGNLEPLSPMTASSFLSFAELFSYVLQDRSKGTLATHLGFSDLMGVLSKGVREVERALVHGKDPVVDSAQFTKTLAIILHLVFLLEKVECTPEQEHQKRQAIYRLLKCSPRAKNGFTPLHMAVDKDTTTVGRYPVGKFPSLHVVNLLLECGADPDSRDYDNNTPLHIAARNNCPLIMSALMEAGAHMDATNAFKQTAYELLDEKLLTKSMMQPFNYITLQCLAARALDKHKIPYKGFIPEELEAFIELH